The Neobacillus sp. PS3-34 genome has a window encoding:
- a CDS encoding nitronate monooxygenase, with protein MAAVANAGGLGMIGAGYMSPDHINNLIWEVKKKTVHPFGVNLFVPAPYDAGVQEIQNAKENLKPFQARLGIQDNTCILPTYENDLRIFLEQIQIVINEKVPVCSFTFGLPSEEVISMLKQEGIVVIGTATTVREAVLIEQAGLDAVVAQGSEAGGHRGTFNGDFKDSLIGLMSLIPQVCDTVKIPVIAAGGIMDGRGVLAAKVLGADAVQLGTAFIATHESGAQTIYKDALLKATEDQTALTRAFSGKPARGLKNKFISEMNGTEIPAYPIQNELTKGIRKAASDHNNPDYLSMWSGQSARLTKKSSVRELLAEIISQAEAEAKSLRI; from the coding sequence GTGGCTGCTGTAGCCAATGCTGGCGGATTAGGAATGATAGGTGCAGGATATATGAGTCCTGATCATATTAATAATTTAATCTGGGAAGTAAAAAAGAAAACGGTACATCCATTTGGAGTTAACTTATTTGTTCCTGCTCCTTATGATGCAGGCGTACAAGAAATCCAAAATGCAAAAGAAAACTTGAAACCATTCCAAGCAAGGCTTGGCATTCAGGACAATACCTGTATATTGCCGACCTATGAGAATGATTTGCGCATTTTTTTAGAGCAAATCCAAATAGTCATAAACGAAAAAGTTCCTGTTTGTTCTTTTACATTTGGTTTACCATCTGAAGAAGTGATTTCTATGCTGAAGCAAGAGGGAATCGTGGTGATCGGAACTGCCACCACAGTCAGGGAAGCGGTATTGATCGAGCAAGCTGGGCTGGACGCGGTCGTTGCCCAGGGAAGTGAGGCAGGAGGCCACCGTGGCACGTTTAACGGTGATTTTAAGGATTCCTTAATTGGATTGATGTCATTGATTCCACAGGTATGTGATACTGTAAAAATTCCTGTAATTGCAGCAGGAGGGATTATGGATGGCAGGGGAGTCCTTGCCGCCAAGGTTCTCGGTGCAGATGCTGTTCAGCTGGGTACTGCGTTTATTGCAACCCATGAAAGCGGTGCACAAACGATTTATAAGGATGCTCTTCTTAAAGCAACTGAAGATCAGACTGCCTTAACTCGGGCATTTTCGGGCAAACCTGCCAGGGGGTTAAAAAACAAATTTATTAGTGAGATGAACGGAACAGAAATTCCCGCATATCCTATTCAAAACGAATTGACGAAGGGGATCCGAAAGGCCGCTTCAGATCATAATAATCCCGATTATCTTTCCATGTGGTCGGGGCAAAGCGCAAGGCTTACTAAAAAAAGCTCTGTCAGAGAATTATTGGCAGAAATAATATCTCAAGCAGAGGCTGAAGCAAAATCCCTTAGGATTTGA
- a CDS encoding phosphatase PAP2 family protein gives MKKHFRNAPYLLILLFTPLLSFIYQLLNEHPRKSVEISTSIDQFIPFVPAFIIPYLLWYVYMLGYLIYFCFKDTRVYIQTLIIIAAGEVVCFIIYFFFQTTVPRPELTGNSMLIQLVRYIYVNDEPYNCFPSIHVLTTFAVMLGSIHLKNKHLLNTFSIHFGGTLIIISTLFVKQHVVFDMIGSMFLVTFLYGIIFEPYQVRMAEKTETVYVKNKG, from the coding sequence ATGAAAAAGCATTTTAGAAATGCTCCCTATTTACTTATCCTGCTTTTTACACCGCTGCTCAGTTTTATTTACCAACTACTAAATGAACATCCTCGAAAATCAGTAGAAATTTCCACTTCAATTGATCAGTTCATTCCATTCGTTCCTGCATTCATCATACCGTATCTCCTATGGTATGTTTATATGTTAGGATATCTAATTTATTTTTGTTTTAAGGATACCAGGGTATATATTCAAACACTCATCATCATTGCAGCGGGTGAAGTGGTTTGTTTTATTATTTATTTCTTCTTTCAAACAACAGTTCCAAGACCCGAATTAACAGGGAACAGTATGCTCATACAATTGGTACGATATATTTATGTAAACGACGAGCCCTATAATTGTTTCCCTAGCATCCATGTCCTAACGACATTTGCAGTAATGCTTGGATCGATTCATCTTAAAAATAAACATCTATTAAACACGTTTTCTATTCATTTTGGCGGCACTTTGATTATCATCTCTACGCTTTTCGTCAAGCAGCATGTTGTTTTTGATATGATTGGATCAATGTTTCTGGTTACCTTTTTATACGGAATCATTTTTGAGCCCTATCAAGTTCGTATGGCAGAAAAAACAGAAACAGTATACGTAAAGAATAAGGGATAG
- a CDS encoding MFS transporter, with protein sequence MEAFQEKKVFGVSSIIFWVGVVSLLTDLSSEMIVPILPLFLTGVLHTQIMTIGIIEGIAESTASILKLFSGWLSDRMGKRKPLMLAGYGFSNLIKPLFALTTSGWQVLLIRFGDRFGKGIRGAPRDALIADSTNKKDRGKAFGFHRSMDTLGAALGRWPLFQSCPPLKANIAWFF encoded by the coding sequence TTGGAAGCCTTTCAGGAAAAAAAAGTCTTTGGTGTCAGTTCAATTATTTTCTGGGTTGGAGTCGTCAGTTTACTCACTGACCTTTCAAGTGAAATGATCGTTCCAATCCTGCCGCTTTTTCTTACAGGTGTATTGCATACACAAATAATGACTATTGGTATTATCGAAGGAATCGCCGAGAGTACAGCAAGTATATTGAAGCTGTTTTCAGGGTGGCTGTCTGATCGGATGGGCAAAAGGAAGCCGTTAATGCTCGCTGGCTATGGCTTTTCAAATCTTATTAAACCTTTATTTGCGCTAACCACTTCGGGCTGGCAGGTTTTATTAATTAGGTTCGGAGACAGGTTCGGCAAGGGGATAAGAGGCGCACCCAGGGATGCCTTGATAGCGGACTCAACGAATAAGAAAGATCGTGGAAAAGCTTTTGGATTTCACCGATCTATGGATACTTTAGGTGCGGCACTTGGCCGTTGGCCGCTTTTTCAATCCTGTCCTCCTTTGAAGGCCAATATCGCCTGGTTTTTTTGA
- a CDS encoding DegV family protein yields the protein MTIKKIAWITDSTAYMTKDLIDHPDVYVVPLEIIFGTDAFQDGIDLNTEELYSRIRSEKEIPKTSQPSSGKFASLFENLKEEYDGAIAVHISTKLSGTLSSCKAGSDMAGFHLETVDSRSMGYAITSLLKMGITMASEGMDLDKIAATLRHEVENLENYILLGSLDQFYKGGRMSGTAYLLGSILQIKPIIRMNRNGEFELFEKVRSEKKAVNRLIELLDENYQQYKISEIQIMHGNVLQKAKDLESRINKEFPDLKIVIGEISSTIAVHSGEGTLAIQFHKEGKK from the coding sequence ATGACAATAAAGAAAATTGCCTGGATTACAGACAGTACCGCCTATATGACCAAGGATTTAATTGATCACCCGGATGTTTATGTGGTGCCACTTGAAATAATTTTTGGGACGGATGCTTTTCAAGACGGGATTGATTTAAATACGGAAGAACTTTACTCCCGTATTCGCAGTGAGAAAGAAATACCTAAAACGTCTCAGCCCTCTTCAGGAAAATTTGCCAGCCTGTTTGAAAATTTAAAAGAGGAATATGATGGTGCCATCGCGGTTCACATCTCAACAAAATTGAGTGGGACATTATCAAGCTGTAAAGCGGGAAGTGACATGGCTGGATTTCATTTAGAAACAGTGGATTCCAGATCAATGGGCTATGCAATTACTTCTCTCTTAAAGATGGGAATTACAATGGCGTCTGAAGGAATGGATTTGGATAAAATAGCGGCCACTTTACGTCATGAAGTGGAAAATTTGGAGAATTACATACTTCTGGGGAGCCTTGACCAGTTCTATAAAGGCGGCAGAATGTCTGGTACTGCATACTTATTAGGAAGCATCCTTCAAATAAAACCGATTATCCGAATGAACCGGAATGGCGAATTCGAACTCTTTGAGAAGGTTCGTTCCGAAAAAAAGGCTGTTAACCGTCTTATTGAATTGCTGGATGAAAATTATCAGCAATACAAAATATCCGAGATACAAATCATGCATGGAAACGTCCTCCAAAAAGCAAAGGACCTTGAATCCAGAATTAATAAGGAATTTCCTGATTTAAAAATAGTAATTGGCGAAATAAGTTCGACGATTGCTGTTCATTCTGGTGAAGGAACATTGGCCATCCAATTCCATAAAGAAGGAAAAAAATAA